A section of the Agromyces aurantiacus genome encodes:
- a CDS encoding ABC transporter substrate-binding protein — translation MTIGLAACSGGGGGASDEDTVVWSTWGTPEELTRFEEFNTDFMERHPDITVELQPVASYGDYHSKLLAQLTSGTAPDVFYIGDDMLGQFVDADVLLPLRDLMESDESQTKPDDFFPGLFGVAERDGEYYAAPNDSNPDVLWYDKAALKAAGITEDPATLAEQGEWTTEKYLEMNDQLAKAGLIGSMFWNYWATHYSWISAQGGTAYDEDGTFVGNTDPATVDAVTTLGEEFQDGTFVVADTMPEGAGADSVFVTHGAGFFVQGRYTIGTLTSAGVEDDYDIVRWPTPDGAEAPTGVAASYLAINGRTEATDAAFTFWTEFLSAEGQTFRLQGGGNAVPSISGADDVVLEDGYPAHAQSFLDMRDIGFANHPAEARVPGLSGDISALFLELYEGKADAQATLDAVADLVAEQSGE, via the coding sequence ATGACGATCGGCCTGGCGGCGTGCAGCGGGGGAGGCGGCGGCGCATCCGACGAGGACACCGTGGTCTGGTCCACGTGGGGCACGCCCGAGGAGCTGACCCGCTTCGAGGAGTTCAACACGGACTTCATGGAGCGCCACCCCGACATCACGGTCGAGCTGCAGCCGGTGGCGAGCTACGGCGACTACCACTCCAAGCTCCTCGCGCAGCTCACGAGCGGCACCGCACCCGACGTCTTCTACATCGGCGACGACATGCTCGGGCAGTTCGTCGACGCCGACGTGCTCCTCCCGCTCCGCGACCTGATGGAGTCGGACGAGAGCCAGACCAAGCCGGACGACTTCTTCCCGGGCCTGTTCGGCGTCGCGGAGCGCGACGGCGAGTACTACGCCGCCCCCAACGACTCGAACCCCGACGTGCTCTGGTACGACAAGGCGGCGCTGAAGGCGGCGGGCATCACCGAGGACCCGGCCACCCTCGCCGAGCAGGGCGAGTGGACGACCGAGAAGTACCTCGAGATGAACGACCAGCTCGCGAAGGCCGGCCTCATCGGCTCGATGTTCTGGAACTACTGGGCCACGCACTACAGCTGGATCTCGGCGCAGGGCGGCACGGCCTACGACGAGGACGGCACGTTCGTCGGCAACACCGACCCCGCCACCGTCGACGCGGTGACGACGCTCGGCGAGGAGTTCCAGGACGGCACGTTCGTCGTCGCCGACACCATGCCCGAGGGTGCGGGAGCCGACAGCGTCTTCGTCACGCACGGCGCGGGATTCTTCGTGCAGGGCCGCTACACGATCGGCACGCTGACGAGCGCCGGCGTCGAGGACGACTACGACATCGTCCGCTGGCCCACGCCCGACGGCGCCGAGGCCCCCACGGGGGTGGCCGCGTCGTACCTCGCCATCAACGGCCGCACCGAGGCGACGGATGCCGCGTTCACCTTCTGGACCGAGTTCCTCTCGGCCGAGGGGCAGACCTTCCGCCTCCAGGGCGGCGGCAACGCCGTGCCGTCCATCTCGGGCGCGGACGACGTGGTGCTCGAGGACGGCTACCCGGCGCACGCGCAGAGCTTCCTCGACATGCGCGACATCGGCTTCGCGAACCACCCCGCCGAGGCGCGCGTGCCCGGCCTGTCGGGCGACATCAGCGCGCTGTTCCTCGAGCTCTACGAGGGCAAGGCCGACGCGCAGGCGACGCTCGACGCCGTGGCCGACCTCGTCGCCGAGCAGTCGGGGGAGTGA